A region from the Sphingobium sp. Cam5-1 genome encodes:
- a CDS encoding serpin family protein, producing MPKTALSYPLLAILALGGCATRDPAPSPGSLPTSLSRPDAEALPHDLTYGAALMTVKVYPHLAAKADANANLFISPVSLSQGLGLAYLGARGATREEIGRVLGWDSSRNVPALIKSYNAQLNDTGDADTALGIANALWLAKGLPVRDEYVAEAHAGFGAAPETVDYAGDPTGAAERINGWVSRETKGRISEIVSPSGFGDDTAAVLTNALYFKAKWQVPFEETETRSFTRGDGTRIPITMMKRIGRFDYRETREGQAIALPYGRNGRFVMEIFLPRDAATLRRWERELKGVDFFAGEQGGNDRFDLSAEQAREMRIVLPRFEARFDESVKAALIAAGMPSAFDQQRADLSGLASGARLAIDDVAHATFLRVDEEGTEAAAATAVKIVVTSARIEPQVPEMVVDRPFLATLRDRKSGAVLFFGRIADPTAIP from the coding sequence ATGCCTAAAACAGCCTTGTCATACCCGCTTCTTGCCATCCTCGCGCTTGGTGGCTGTGCGACGCGCGACCCGGCACCGAGTCCCGGCTCGCTTCCTACAAGCCTGTCCCGGCCCGACGCCGAGGCTTTGCCGCATGACCTGACCTATGGCGCGGCGTTAATGACCGTCAAGGTCTACCCGCACCTGGCAGCGAAGGCCGATGCAAACGCCAATCTGTTCATCTCCCCGGTCAGCTTGTCGCAGGGCCTGGGGCTCGCCTACCTTGGCGCGCGGGGCGCCACGCGCGAGGAGATTGGCCGCGTGCTTGGTTGGGATTCGTCCCGCAACGTCCCTGCGCTCATCAAATCCTACAATGCCCAGCTTAACGACACCGGCGATGCCGATACCGCGCTCGGCATCGCGAACGCGCTGTGGCTGGCGAAGGGATTGCCGGTCCGGGACGAGTATGTCGCCGAGGCGCATGCCGGCTTCGGAGCGGCTCCGGAAACCGTCGATTATGCTGGTGATCCCACCGGAGCGGCCGAGCGGATCAATGGCTGGGTTTCGCGCGAGACGAAGGGCAGGATTTCGGAGATCGTCTCTCCGAGCGGCTTCGGGGATGACACCGCCGCTGTGCTGACCAACGCGCTTTACTTCAAGGCGAAGTGGCAGGTGCCGTTCGAGGAGACGGAAACGCGGTCCTTCACGCGTGGCGACGGCACGCGCATCCCGATCACGATGATGAAGCGGATTGGCCGGTTCGACTACCGCGAGACCCGGGAAGGGCAAGCGATCGCGCTGCCTTATGGTCGCAACGGTCGTTTCGTGATGGAGATTTTCCTGCCACGTGACGCGGCAACCCTGCGCCGCTGGGAGCGTGAGCTGAAGGGTGTCGATTTCTTCGCCGGCGAGCAGGGCGGCAATGATCGTTTCGACCTGTCCGCGGAGCAGGCTCGCGAGATGCGGATCGTTCTGCCCCGCTTCGAAGCGAGGTTCGATGAGAGCGTGAAGGCAGCGCTGATCGCAGCGGGCATGCCAAGCGCCTTCGACCAGCAGCGTGCGGACCTGTCGGGGCTCGCCAGCGGTGCGCGCCTCGCGATCGATGACGTGGCGCACGCGACCTTCCTGCGCGTCGATGAGGAGGGCACCGAGGCGGCGGCGGCAACCGCAGTCAAGATCGTCGTGACCAGTGCGCGGATAGAGCCTCAGGTGCCGGAGATGGTGGTCGATCGTCCTTTCCTTGCCACCCTGCGAGACCGAAAGAGCGGCGCGGTGCTGTTTTTCGGGCGCATCGCCGATCCGACAGCGATTCCATAG
- a CDS encoding recombinase family protein — protein MALIGYARVSTADQKLSLQLDALNTAGCDRIFDDHASGAKADRPGLTEALAYLRPGDTLVVWKLDRLGRSMSHLIEKVGELAARGIGFRSLTENIDTTTSGGMLVFNIFGSLAQFERDLIRERTHAGLKAARERGNKGGRRPVVTPDKLRKARAHIAAGLTVREAAARLKIGKTALYKALENA, from the coding sequence GTGGCGCTGATCGGCTATGCGCGCGTCTCGACCGCAGACCAGAAGCTGTCGCTCCAGCTTGACGCGCTGAACACTGCCGGGTGCGACCGTATATTCGACGATCACGCATCCGGGGCAAAAGCCGATCGGCCTGGCCTAACCGAAGCGCTCGCCTATTTGCGCCCCGGCGACACGCTGGTGGTCTGGAAACTCGACCGCCTCGGCCGCTCGATGAGCCACCTGATCGAGAAGGTCGGCGAGCTTGCGGCGCGCGGCATCGGGTTCCGCTCACTCACCGAGAATATCGACACCACCACTTCGGGCGGCATGCTGGTGTTCAACATCTTCGGCTCGCTGGCCCAATTCGAGCGTGACCTGATCCGTGAACGCACTCATGCCGGCCTCAAGGCCGCACGCGAGCGGGGCAACAAGGGTGGTCGCCGGCCTGTCGTTACCCCCGACAAACTACGTAAAGCGCGGGCGCATATCGCAGCGGGCCTCACTGTTCGTGAGGCGGCGGCCCGGCTCAAGATCGGCAAAACCGCCCTATACAAGGCTCTGGAAAACGCGTGA
- a CDS encoding conjugal transfer protein TraD, producing MQRRERTRHLIELGGLVQKAGLVELADDDRATLYGAMLDLAARARDDGNALALWKRRGKRAFDAEAEGQDSKEQTAHD from the coding sequence GTGCAGCGCCGCGAACGCACCCGCCATCTCATAGAGCTGGGCGGCCTCGTCCAGAAGGCCGGCCTCGTCGAATTGGCCGACGACGATCGCGCAACGCTCTACGGCGCGATGCTCGATCTTGCCGCCCGCGCGCGTGATGATGGCAACGCGCTCGCGCTCTGGAAGCGGCGCGGCAAACGTGCGTTCGACGCGGAAGCGGAAGGACAGGACAGCAAGGAACAGACCGCCCATGACTGA
- a CDS encoding SDR family NAD(P)-dependent oxidoreductase, with translation MKPLAIKNSWVLVTGASTGLGRASALRLAASYQAKPLIVGRRLDNLRELQTEIDERFNVPCEIIVADQREIEGREKIAAKVAELQVTAALLVAGMTSVGSFDAGRADTYAEVIETNILGFTDLLARLIAIFREQPFESSVIAVSSLAGETSVPFQAVYGASKAYVSTLMRALSVELAGTGVSVGSFAPGGIDTDMAALSDLKWGRLGLMDVDRCAAHAVHALVYRQSFAIPGMGNQLTYLASRVLPRSLVNRIAALPYRRP, from the coding sequence GTGAAACCGCTGGCGATCAAGAACTCGTGGGTGCTGGTCACAGGGGCTTCGACCGGTTTGGGCAGAGCGTCCGCCCTCCGCTTGGCGGCATCGTACCAGGCCAAGCCCCTGATTGTTGGACGAAGGCTCGACAACTTGCGGGAGCTACAGACCGAAATTGACGAGCGGTTCAATGTGCCGTGCGAGATTATAGTGGCTGATCAACGTGAAATCGAGGGCAGGGAGAAAATCGCGGCTAAGGTTGCAGAATTGCAAGTAACAGCCGCTTTGTTGGTTGCCGGAATGACGAGCGTTGGTTCATTTGATGCAGGCCGTGCCGACACTTATGCCGAGGTAATTGAAACAAACATACTCGGTTTCACGGATTTGCTGGCTCGCCTGATTGCGATTTTCAGGGAGCAGCCGTTTGAATCCTCAGTAATCGCCGTGTCGAGCCTGGCGGGCGAAACATCCGTGCCCTTCCAAGCGGTCTACGGCGCGTCGAAAGCCTATGTGAGCACCCTCATGCGAGCGCTTTCCGTGGAGCTTGCCGGGACGGGAGTGAGTGTTGGGTCTTTTGCACCCGGTGGAATCGACACAGACATGGCTGCCCTCAGCGATTTGAAGTGGGGGAGGTTGGGTTTGATGGACGTTGACCGGTGCGCGGCCCATGCAGTCCACGCTCTGGTTTATCGGCAATCCTTCGCCATACCGGGGATGGGCAACCAGCTCACATATTTGGCGAGCAGGGTTCTACCTCGATCGTTGGTCAATCGGATTGCCGCCCTCCCATATCGGCGCCCGTAG
- a CDS encoding DUF1971 domain-containing protein yields the protein MVIPYRSTPIFDEATLPAALRSEHRTKAGVWGVIRVIEGRLKLTYLDPASEVVLTPDRPGLILPEQPHFVEPLGAMRMQVDFYDQQPSL from the coding sequence ATGGTGATTCCCTACCGCTCGACGCCCATATTCGATGAGGCGACATTGCCCGCTGCCCTGCGCTCCGAACATCGCACCAAGGCCGGTGTGTGGGGCGTGATCCGGGTCATCGAAGGGAGATTGAAGCTCACCTATCTCGACCCGGCCTCGGAGGTGGTCCTTACACCTGACCGGCCAGGGCTGATCTTGCCCGAACAGCCGCATTTCGTGGAACCGCTCGGAGCCATGCGGATGCAGGTCGATTTCTACGATCAGCAGCCAAGCCTTTAG
- a CDS encoding DUF6118 family protein yields the protein MADEEWEEGGDAAAEAFEQVRAAVEQQRGELALMRRAIEGLAAERASIDVPDYSETLGYVVQGLDGINGRLDQVTTAIVKSPALAMTPAQVSAQINRAAADLRSADHAALATATDEMKQQGRELRTVVQSALTARDQKDRQLWFGLSGLLIGILLWSFLPGMVAREIAPASWQWPERMATRALAEATPWDAGQHLMASASPASWEAIVAADRLLRDNREKIEGCRQAARKADQPVRCTIQVGVKR from the coding sequence ATGGCGGACGAGGAATGGGAGGAAGGCGGCGACGCGGCGGCGGAAGCATTCGAGCAGGTGCGCGCCGCGGTCGAGCAGCAGCGCGGCGAGCTGGCATTGATGCGCCGCGCCATCGAGGGACTGGCGGCCGAGCGCGCCAGCATCGACGTGCCCGACTATTCCGAGACGCTGGGGTATGTCGTCCAGGGGCTGGACGGCATCAACGGACGCCTGGACCAGGTTACGACGGCCATCGTGAAGTCGCCGGCGCTGGCGATGACGCCTGCACAGGTTTCGGCGCAGATCAATCGAGCGGCGGCCGACCTTCGCAGCGCCGACCATGCCGCCCTCGCGACCGCCACCGACGAGATGAAGCAGCAGGGGCGCGAGCTGCGCACCGTCGTTCAATCGGCGCTGACGGCGCGGGATCAGAAGGACCGTCAACTATGGTTCGGGTTGAGCGGGTTGCTTATCGGCATCCTCCTCTGGTCCTTCCTTCCCGGTATGGTCGCGCGCGAGATCGCGCCGGCGAGCTGGCAATGGCCCGAACGCATGGCGACGCGGGCTCTTGCCGAGGCGACACCGTGGGATGCCGGGCAGCATTTGATGGCGAGCGCGTCACCGGCGAGCTGGGAGGCGATCGTCGCGGCCGACAGGTTGCTGCGCGACAATCGTGAAAAGATCGAAGGATGCCGGCAAGCGGCAAGGAAGGCGGATCAGCCGGTGCGATGCACGATCCAGGTGGGAGTGAAGAGATAA
- the traA gene encoding Ti-type conjugative transfer relaxase TraA, with translation MAIYHFSAKVISRANGSSAVASAAYRAAERLHDDRLGRDHDFSNKAGVVHSEILLPEGAPERLNDRTTLWNEVEAGEVRKDAQLAREVEFSIPREMNQVQGVALAREFVEKQFVERGMVADLNVHWDMGKDGMPKPHAHVMLSMREVDGEGFGKKVREWNRTELLERWREAWANHVNERLAELDIDARIDHRTLEAQGIDLEPQHKIGPAASRMPEQGLEAERVEDHARIARENGEKIIANPEIALDGITRQQATFTRRDLAQFAFRHSDGKDQFDQVMSAVRTSPELVALGKDGRGEDRFTSRDMIDTEQRLERAGDRLAGREGHGLPAAAWNRDAAAGSGGLTLGAEQQAALAHITGKGDLSIVVGYAGTGKSTMLGVARDEWERAGYQVRGAALSGIAAEGLEGGSGIQSRTIASMEYQWGQGRELLGPRDVLVIDEAGMIGTRQMERVLSEAERAGAKVVLVGDAEQLQAIEAGAAFRALAERHGAAEISDVRRQHEDWQRDATKALATGRTGEAIHAYEQHGMVHAADTREAARGELVGRWDAQRLADPDKTRIILTHTNAEVRDLNQAARERLRDASELGADVRVSAERGPRDFASGDRIMFLKNERGLGVKNGTLGKVERVSPDSMAVQLDDGRRIAFDLKDYAHVDHGYAATIHKSQGVTVDQAHVLATPGMDRHSAYVGMSRHRDGAQLHYGRDDFADQRQLARVLSRDRAKDMAGDYGREGATAEQDRVRAFAERREIRFPELAREMVAKVQAKAKGMFAGFRPKPTSPEPVRDGKGGPINTGSERGSPAPNQAKAIERYARVQADMDRMREKGLPVLPHQKEALAKAGDALDRLRPQAARDLASAFERNPALVRDAAEGKAGGAARAMAEEAQVRSNPELRADRFVERWQGMARERAELARSGDRAGAERTAKKMDGLAGGLHRDPQLESVLRRRAPELGLEMRRDRPISQELTRSLEIGRDRGLSR, from the coding sequence ATGGCGATCTACCATTTCTCGGCCAAGGTCATCAGTCGCGCCAACGGATCGAGCGCCGTTGCGTCGGCTGCCTATCGTGCGGCGGAACGGCTGCACGACGACCGGCTCGGGCGCGACCATGATTTCTCGAACAAGGCCGGCGTCGTTCATTCGGAAATCCTGTTGCCCGAAGGTGCGCCGGAGCGTTTAAACGACCGCACGACCTTGTGGAACGAGGTCGAGGCGGGGGAGGTCAGGAAGGACGCGCAGCTTGCCCGCGAGGTAGAGTTCTCGATTCCGCGCGAAATGAATCAGGTGCAGGGCGTCGCGCTCGCCCGCGAATTTGTCGAAAAGCAGTTTGTCGAACGCGGCATGGTCGCGGACCTCAATGTCCATTGGGACATGGGCAAGGATGGGATGCCCAAGCCCCACGCGCATGTCATGCTGTCGATGCGCGAGGTGGACGGGGAAGGGTTCGGGAAGAAGGTCCGCGAGTGGAACCGAACCGAGCTGTTGGAGAGGTGGCGCGAGGCATGGGCGAACCATGTCAACGAGCGGCTTGCCGAGCTGGATATTGATGCCCGCATAGATCATCGCACCTTGGAGGCACAGGGGATCGACCTGGAGCCGCAGCACAAGATCGGGCCAGCGGCATCGCGTATGCCCGAACAGGGCCTTGAGGCGGAGCGGGTCGAGGATCATGCGCGGATCGCGCGCGAGAATGGCGAGAAGATCATCGCCAATCCGGAAATCGCGCTCGACGGTATCACGCGGCAACAGGCGACGTTCACGCGGCGCGACCTGGCGCAGTTCGCGTTCCGGCACAGCGACGGCAAGGACCAGTTCGACCAGGTGATGAGCGCGGTGCGGACCAGCCCCGAGCTGGTGGCGCTGGGCAAGGACGGACGCGGCGAGGACCGCTTTACCTCGCGCGATATGATCGACACCGAGCAGCGGTTGGAACGCGCCGGCGATCGGCTTGCTGGACGGGAGGGGCATGGTCTCCCGGCGGCAGCGTGGAATCGTGACGCCGCCGCCGGAAGTGGGGGCCTGACACTCGGGGCAGAACAGCAGGCCGCGCTGGCACATATCACCGGCAAGGGCGATCTTTCAATTGTGGTCGGCTACGCCGGCACCGGCAAATCGACCATGTTGGGCGTTGCGCGCGACGAATGGGAGCGCGCCGGCTATCAGGTGCGCGGCGCGGCCCTGTCGGGGATCGCGGCCGAGGGCTTGGAAGGCGGCTCCGGCATCCAGTCGCGCACGATCGCCAGCATGGAATATCAGTGGGGCCAGGGGCGCGAGCTGCTAGGTCCGCGTGACGTGCTGGTGATCGACGAGGCCGGCATGATCGGCACGCGCCAGATGGAGCGCGTGCTGTCAGAGGCCGAGCGGGCAGGGGCTAAGGTCGTTCTTGTCGGCGACGCCGAGCAGTTGCAGGCGATCGAGGCCGGCGCGGCGTTCCGCGCGCTGGCCGAGCGCCACGGCGCGGCCGAAATCAGCGACGTTCGCCGGCAGCATGAGGACTGGCAGCGCGACGCCACGAAGGCGCTGGCGACGGGCCGCACCGGCGAGGCGATCCATGCCTATGAGCAGCACGGCATGGTCCACGCGGCCGACACGCGCGAAGCTGCGCGGGGCGAGCTGGTGGGCCGCTGGGACGCGCAGCGGCTTGCCGATCCGGACAAGACGCGGATCATCCTCACCCACACCAATGCTGAGGTGCGCGATTTGAACCAGGCCGCGCGCGAACGTCTGCGCGACGCCAGCGAGCTGGGGGCGGACGTGCGCGTGTCGGCCGAGCGGGGGCCACGCGACTTCGCCAGCGGCGACCGCATCATGTTCCTGAAAAACGAGCGCGGCCTTGGCGTGAAGAACGGCACGCTGGGAAAGGTCGAGCGCGTTTCGCCCGACAGCATGGCGGTGCAGCTCGACGATGGCCGGAGGATCGCGTTCGACCTCAAGGACTATGCCCATGTCGATCATGGCTATGCCGCGACCATCCATAAGTCGCAGGGCGTGACGGTGGATCAGGCGCATGTGCTGGCGACGCCGGGGATGGACCGTCATTCGGCCTATGTCGGCATGTCGCGGCACCGTGACGGGGCGCAGCTCCACTATGGGCGTGATGATTTTGCCGATCAGCGTCAGCTCGCCCGTGTCCTGTCGCGTGACCGCGCAAAGGACATGGCCGGCGACTATGGGCGTGAGGGCGCTACGGCCGAGCAGGACCGGGTGCGTGCGTTCGCCGAGCGGCGCGAGATCCGGTTCCCGGAACTCGCGCGGGAGATGGTCGCCAAGGTGCAGGCGAAGGCCAAGGGCATGTTCGCCGGCTTCCGCCCGAAACCGACGTCGCCCGAGCCGGTGCGCGACGGCAAAGGGGGGCCGATCAACACCGGCTCCGAGCGGGGATCGCCCGCGCCCAATCAGGCCAAGGCGATCGAACGCTATGCGCGCGTCCAGGCCGATATGGACCGGATGCGCGAGAAGGGCTTGCCTGTGCTCCCGCACCAGAAAGAGGCGCTGGCGAAGGCCGGGGACGCGCTCGATCGGTTGCGCCCCCAGGCGGCTCGGGATTTGGCTTCCGCGTTCGAACGCAACCCCGCACTGGTGCGCGACGCGGCCGAAGGCAAAGCCGGCGGGGCGGCGCGGGCAATGGCCGAGGAAGCCCAGGTCCGTTCCAATCCCGAACTGCGTGCCGACCGCTTCGTGGAGCGCTGGCAAGGTATGGCGCGCGAGCGGGCCGAGCTCGCGCGCAGCGGCGATCGTGCCGGCGCGGAGCGCACGGCCAAGAAGATGGATGGCTTGGCGGGAGGACTGCATCGCGATCCGCAGCTCGAATCCGTGCTGCGGCGGCGCGCGCCCGAACTGGGGCTGGAGATGCGCCGGGATCGTCCGATCAGCCAGGAATTGACCCGTTCGCTGGAAATCGGCCGCGATCGAGGGTTGAGCCGATAA
- a CDS encoding Tn3 family transposase — MARRRLVSAEIWAGHYGAPLDEREIARHYTLTGDDLEIVGRRRGDATRLGYAMLLLYMRWPGRALEAGEVPPAPVLAYVAQQLGVAPEAFADYAHRDQTRREHLVEIRRSHGFRIFDRKAFHEVVAFSIPIAQTIVHPGQMAGVIVDELRRRQILLPSSSVLEAVLRRARQQAEQLTYEVLTNGLRPDTLQGLDDLLARRTGQAATWLSWLRNAPQSPAARNILRLIERLTHIRALDLDRARADMIPALTFDRLADEGSRITPQHLGELNALRRHATLAAQGIRLEESLTDATLTMFDKLLGSMSRRAENRTRDKALKTVRELQGHLRTLTGSCRILIEARTNGVDSLAQIEALDWQRFAVAVARAEVLGRPETVDRTAELIERHRTVKLFAGAFLNTFEFRGAGAVQGLLSALTIIAELYRTGKRRLPDRVPLRFVPSAWRPFVLRDGIVDRAAYELCALSQLRERLRAGDIWVSGSRQFRDFDSYLIPPATFAALREKGPLPLAIETDFDRHIEERRARLDTAIEQVTVLARQGELPQVRLDESGLIISPLKAATPPATEIARRAAYDRLPRVKITDLLLEVDAWTGFSECFIHRRSGREADDRNALLTVILADGINLGLTRMAETCRGASLRQLAHLHDWHISEAAYGEALGRLIDAHRAMPLAALWGDGTTSSSDGQQFHAGGRGAAIGDINARSGNEPGVAFYTHVSDRYDPFATRVIAATAGEAPYVLDGLLYQQTGLTIEEHYTDTGGASDHVFGLMPFFGYRFAPRLRDIKQRRLHLLPGQEAGPLLAGMTAEPIALGHVAAHWDELLRFATSIRTGTATASAMLRRLSAYPRQNGLALAMRELGRLERSIFMLDWLRDIDLRRRTQAGLNKGEARNALARALFFNQLGELRDRRFENQTYRASGLNLLVAAIILWNTRYLEVALADIGTPDEIARHVAPLGWEHISLTGDYSWNVEDRPDPDVLRPLRAISSLLAA, encoded by the coding sequence TTGGCGAGACGGCGACTGGTGAGCGCGGAAATCTGGGCAGGGCATTATGGCGCGCCGCTCGATGAGCGCGAGATTGCGCGGCACTATACGCTGACCGGTGACGACCTGGAAATTGTCGGCCGCCGTCGCGGCGATGCCACCCGGCTCGGCTACGCGATGCTCCTACTCTATATGAGATGGCCTGGCCGTGCGCTGGAAGCGGGCGAAGTCCCGCCCGCTCCTGTGCTCGCCTATGTGGCGCAGCAACTCGGCGTCGCGCCCGAAGCCTTCGCGGACTATGCCCATCGGGACCAGACCCGTCGCGAACATCTCGTTGAAATCCGACGATCGCACGGGTTCAGGATTTTCGACCGCAAGGCTTTCCACGAAGTTGTCGCATTCTCGATCCCGATCGCACAGACCATCGTCCACCCCGGCCAGATGGCGGGGGTCATCGTTGACGAACTTCGGCGCCGGCAGATCCTCCTGCCTTCTTCATCGGTTCTCGAAGCGGTACTCCGGCGTGCTCGCCAGCAGGCCGAACAGCTTACCTATGAAGTGCTCACGAACGGCCTGCGGCCCGATACGCTGCAGGGGCTGGACGATCTGCTGGCCCGACGAACAGGGCAAGCCGCGACATGGCTATCCTGGCTGCGCAATGCACCACAGTCGCCGGCAGCGCGCAACATCCTACGCCTGATCGAACGGCTCACTCATATCCGCGCGCTGGATCTCGATCGCGCCCGTGCCGACATGATCCCGGCTTTGACTTTTGACAGGCTGGCGGACGAAGGCAGCCGGATCACACCCCAGCACCTTGGCGAACTCAATGCCCTGCGCCGCCATGCGACGCTGGCGGCGCAGGGCATCCGTCTTGAGGAAAGCCTGACCGATGCCACCCTGACGATGTTCGACAAGCTGTTGGGCAGCATGTCGCGTCGCGCCGAGAACCGGACCCGTGACAAAGCCCTCAAGACGGTGCGCGAGTTGCAAGGCCATCTCCGGACGCTCACAGGGTCTTGCCGCATTCTCATCGAAGCGCGCACCAACGGTGTGGACTCTCTGGCGCAGATCGAGGCGCTGGATTGGCAGCGCTTCGCCGTGGCGGTCGCGCGGGCCGAAGTACTCGGGCGACCGGAAACCGTCGATCGCACCGCTGAATTGATCGAGCGGCATCGCACGGTGAAGCTCTTTGCCGGTGCCTTTCTCAACACCTTCGAATTTCGCGGCGCCGGTGCGGTGCAGGGACTCCTGTCGGCGCTTACCATCATCGCGGAGCTATACCGGACCGGCAAACGGCGCTTGCCTGATCGCGTGCCGCTGCGCTTTGTGCCCTCCGCATGGCGGCCGTTCGTCCTGCGGGACGGCATCGTCGATCGCGCCGCCTATGAACTATGCGCCTTGTCCCAGCTACGGGAGCGGTTGCGAGCGGGAGACATATGGGTCTCGGGAAGCCGCCAGTTCCGCGATTTCGACAGCTATCTCATACCGCCGGCGACCTTTGCGGCGCTGCGCGAGAAGGGGCCGTTGCCGCTCGCCATCGAAACGGACTTCGATCGTCATATCGAGGAAAGGCGCGCCAGGCTCGACACGGCGATCGAACAGGTGACGGTCCTCGCCCGACAGGGCGAGCTGCCCCAGGTCAGGCTTGACGAAAGCGGCCTTATCATCTCGCCGCTGAAAGCGGCAACGCCACCCGCCACCGAGATTGCCCGTCGCGCTGCCTATGACCGACTGCCGCGCGTGAAGATCACCGATCTCCTGCTTGAGGTCGATGCCTGGACCGGGTTCAGCGAATGCTTCATCCATCGGCGTTCGGGCCGGGAGGCCGACGACCGCAATGCGCTGCTCACCGTCATCCTTGCCGATGGCATCAATCTCGGCCTCACACGCATGGCGGAAACCTGCCGAGGCGCAAGCCTGCGCCAGCTCGCCCATCTCCACGACTGGCACATCAGCGAGGCCGCCTATGGTGAAGCGCTGGGAAGGCTGATCGACGCCCATCGCGCCATGCCGCTCGCCGCGCTGTGGGGAGACGGCACCACCTCGTCGAGCGACGGACAGCAATTCCATGCCGGGGGCCGTGGCGCCGCAATCGGCGACATCAACGCGCGCAGCGGCAACGAACCGGGCGTTGCCTTCTACACCCATGTCTCGGATCGATATGACCCCTTCGCGACCCGGGTAATCGCGGCGACCGCCGGCGAAGCTCCCTATGTGCTGGATGGCTTGCTGTATCAGCAGACCGGCCTGACAATCGAGGAGCACTACACCGATACAGGCGGTGCATCGGACCATGTGTTCGGCCTTATGCCCTTCTTCGGCTACCGCTTCGCGCCGCGCCTGCGCGACATCAAGCAGCGTCGTTTGCACCTCCTTCCCGGCCAGGAAGCCGGCCCCTTGCTTGCCGGCATGACGGCCGAACCGATCGCATTGGGTCATGTCGCGGCGCATTGGGATGAACTGCTGCGGTTCGCCACATCGATACGCACCGGCACCGCCACCGCTTCGGCGATGCTTCGCCGCCTGTCCGCCTATCCGCGACAGAACGGACTGGCCCTCGCGATGCGCGAGCTGGGCCGCCTCGAACGCTCGATCTTCATGCTCGACTGGCTGCGCGACATTGATCTGCGCCGGCGTACCCAGGCGGGCCTCAACAAGGGCGAGGCCCGCAACGCGCTCGCACGCGCGCTCTTCTTCAACCAGCTCGGCGAATTGCGTGATCGGCGGTTCGAGAACCAGACCTATCGCGCCTCCGGCCTCAACCTGCTCGTCGCCGCCATCATCCTGTGGAACACCCGCTATCTCGAAGTGGCGCTGGCTGATATCGGCACGCCCGACGAAATCGCACGTCACGTCGCGCCATTGGGCTGGGAACATATCTCGCTCACCGGCGACTATAGCTGGAATGTTGAAGATCGGCCCGATCCGGATGTCCTGCGGCCACTGCGCGCCATCAGTTCGTTGCTCGCCGCGTAA
- a CDS encoding conjugal transfer protein TraD → MRKTRDYDAELRALSDKAKSIKAKKIEQLGLLVTATGADALDLDTLAGALLAAVESADAGEKEALRSRGAAFFQGRGRKAGRRSGGNGESGNQTGAGEAQG, encoded by the coding sequence ATGCGAAAAACGCGCGACTATGACGCCGAATTGCGGGCACTGAGCGACAAGGCCAAGTCTATCAAGGCCAAGAAGATCGAGCAACTTGGGTTACTGGTGACGGCAACCGGGGCCGATGCGCTCGATCTCGACACACTCGCCGGCGCGCTGCTCGCTGCCGTGGAATCGGCCGACGCTGGCGAAAAGGAGGCGTTGCGCTCGCGGGGCGCGGCCTTCTTTCAGGGACGCGGGCGCAAGGCTGGGCGACGCTCTGGCGGCAACGGCGAAAGCGGAAACCAGACTGGCGCAGGCGAGGCACAGGGTTGA